Proteins encoded by one window of Patescibacteria group bacterium:
- the pilM gene encoding pilus assembly protein PilM, whose translation MGLFSSDYSYLGINLGTSSVKLVELGNNNGVPHLLTYGFTEQSIDIIKDDSESAKQEIVRILNQLCKEAKVSSNKVVTALPTFSVFSSVISMPKMSKKDLSSAVLWEAKKIIPMPFEDIILDWYILNEDSSSQKSKFRNLFNKIKKEKPKAKEGNIDEKNTKNSLLNSNQGENKGDEDIKVLLTGAPKNLVTKYIDIFQRADLNLLSLETEIFALVRALVGNDKSTLIIVDIGAMSTNISLVKNGSVVINRSIELGGKNVTSEISQNLNVAFKRAEQFKFDIGINAEGQADSSIFKSIENTISPIVDEIKYTIDFFKNQLNFGQSESDVVEKIILTGGSSSLSYLSEYLAKQLNKKVYIGDPMARIVYPEDLKPIIDDVGSKLSVAVGLAMREIE comes from the coding sequence ATGGGTTTATTTAGTTCGGATTACAGTTACTTGGGGATTAATCTTGGGACTTCCAGTGTTAAGCTGGTTGAACTTGGGAATAATAACGGAGTCCCGCATTTGCTTACTTATGGTTTTACAGAGCAGTCTATTGATATCATTAAAGATGATTCTGAGTCGGCGAAGCAAGAAATTGTAAGAATTTTAAATCAATTATGCAAAGAAGCAAAAGTAAGTAGCAATAAGGTTGTTACGGCTTTGCCTACTTTTTCTGTTTTTTCTTCTGTTATTAGCATGCCAAAAATGAGTAAAAAAGATTTATCTTCCGCCGTGCTTTGGGAAGCAAAAAAAATTATCCCAATGCCATTTGAAGATATTATTTTGGATTGGTATATTCTTAATGAGGATTCAAGCTCGCAAAAGTCTAAATTTAGAAATCTTTTTAATAAAATTAAAAAAGAAAAGCCGAAAGCAAAAGAAGGAAATATTGATGAAAAAAATACCAAAAATTCTTTGTTAAATAGTAATCAAGGTGAAAATAAAGGTGATGAAGATATCAAAGTTCTTTTAACAGGAGCGCCTAAAAATTTAGTTACAAAATATATTGATATTTTTCAGAGAGCCGACCTTAATTTATTAAGTTTAGAAACTGAAATTTTTGCTTTAGTCAGGGCATTGGTTGGAAACGATAAATCAACTTTAATTATTGTTGATATTGGAGCAATGTCAACTAATATTTCTTTAGTAAAAAATGGATCAGTAGTTATAAACAGAAGTATTGAGTTAGGGGGAAAAAATGTTACTAGTGAAATTAGCCAAAATTTGAATGTCGCGTTTAAAAGGGCCGAACAGTTTAAATTTGACATAGGGATTAATGCCGAAGGACAAGCAGACAGTTCAATTTTTAAGTCAATAGAAAATACAATAAGTCCAATTGTGGATGAAATAAAATATACAATCGATTTTTTTAAAAATCAGTTAAATTTCGGCCAGTCAGAAAGCGATGTTGTAGAAAAAATAATTTTAACAGGCGGGTCATCATCACTTTCTTATTTGTCTGAATATTTAGCTAAACAGCTGAATAAAAAAGTTTATATTGGAGATCCTATGGCAAGAATAGTTTATCCAGAGGATTTAAAGCCTATTATTGACGATGTTGGATCTAAACTGTCAGTTGCGGTAGGTTTGGCAATGAGGGAGATAGAATAA